Within the Pseudomonas fulva genome, the region CCACGTGCTCGACCACGAAGACGCCAGGCCCCTTGAGGTTCAACAGGGCGGCGTACGCTTCGACGCCGTGCACTTTCACTACGGCAAGCAGGGCGGCGTGATCAGCGGCCTGGACATCAACATTCGCCCCGGAGAGAAGATCGGCCTGGTCGGTCCTTCCGGTGCCGGCAAGTCGACCCTGGTCAACCTGTTGCTGCGCCTCTACGACCTGGAAAGCGGGCGCATCCTCATCGACGGCCAGGACATCGCCGAGGTCAGCCAGGAAAGCCTGCGCGCCAATATCGGCGTGGTTACCCAGGACACCTCCCTGTTGCACCGCTCGATCCGCGACAACCTGCGCTACGGCCGCCCCGACGCCAGCGATGAAGAGCTCTGGGCCGCTGCCCGCAAGGCCCGCGCCGATGGTTTCATCGCCACCCTCGACGACAGCCAGGGCGGCCTGGGCTTCGAGGCCCAGGTGGGCGAGCGTGGCGTCAAGCTCTCCGGTGGTCAGCGCCAGCGCATCGCCATCGCCCGGGTGCTGCTCAAGGACGCGCCGATACTGGTGCTCGACGAGGCCACCTCGGCGCTGGACTCGGAAGTCGAATCGGCGATCCAGGAAAGCCTCGACAGCCTGATGGACGGCAAGACGGTGATCGCCATCGCCCACCGCCTGTCGACCATCGCGCGCATGGATCGCCTGGTGGTGATCGACAAGGGCCAGGTGATCGAGACCGGTACCCATGCCGAGCTGATCGCCCGCGGTGGCCTGTACGCGCGCCTGTGGCAGCACCAGACCGGCGGCTTCGTCGGCGTCGACTGAGACCGGGTGGGCGCTCGTCCGGCGCGGCTGCCAGCGGCAAACTAGTTAGCTAGCTAACAGATATCAATTTTCATGATACCCACTAACGAGACCATCAATTTCCGCCGCTTCGGCTTTGCTGGTCATATGAGTCCACCAGGCAACGCAATCGAATGGGTCGATGCGGTTGCCGGCCATCGAACCATCGAGGACTCCATCATGAAAGTCGCAACCGCTATTACCGCCCTGCTCTCCAGTCTCGCCCCTGCCGTGTTCGCAGCCGATATCCAGAACAAACCGGGTGCCGGCCTGCCGACCGAGGATTACCACTACGGCATGAAAGTCGATGTACAGAAGGTGCTCTAC harbors:
- a CDS encoding DUF2790 domain-containing protein, with translation MKVATAITALLSSLAPAVFAADIQNKPGAGLPTEDYHYGMKVDVQKVLYRTDVTDKRGVVPVIMVYTDSQGETHKMRFLEWGGRYDG